caaacccactctggaaaataagtgaaaatatGCTGAATTAAGAACATAAAGTCAAAacgaaataaaaataagtaatttgaAAAATTATGCAACTATAATAATTCtgttcccaaagagctattaaacaaaaactttgtaTATCAGCATCGTGTGCAGTCTATCCTCAAATGGAGTAGAAAAGAAGAACTGGCAGGACTGAAAAaccacagcagatgaacagtatctgaaagtcctcAAGAAGTAGGAAACATCCAGCAAAGGCCTGACACGGGACCTGAGTGATGCATCTGGcaagggagaaaaggctgagggatGTCAAATTAcagaagaactggactgaaaatcagtggcaacaggtacATGAACCGAAGAGGCCTTTCTGATGAGATGTGAAACATCATCAAAAAAAACttgaagaagtccagtcaccctttttcaagctccagaaacaACCATGACCATAACCATGacactgagaacctacacagacagtgGCAACAGgccttatggagtgatgaatccaaatagTAAAATTTGCCTTCAGAGTATGATCAGATATTGATCCACCacgcaataccatctggaaagcatctgttTGGCAAcaacttaatttttcagcacgaCAATGATCCCGAACACCCTGCCAATCCAGTAAAATCCTAcctgggtagaaaaacacacaatggaacactatcactTATGTATTGGACTCCCCAGAGAACGGacatcaacattattgaagcagggtgggatcatcttgacagaagacagaacaaaaggtattcaacatccaaagaagagctttgaatgtccttcaagaagcctggagaactattcctgaagactgaaagaaatgacaagaaagctgcctcagagagttcaggctgtactgaagaataaaggtggtcataacaaatgttgactttcagctcgttagaattgtacaaactccgTTTTTCCTTAtatccatgtatgtttgcacatttcaataaatcactgcacccgTTTCCAATTTTCCTATTCACTCACGTATCCAAGTTATTGAATATATGTGTTCCAAtcatggtcacaggtgtataaaacaaagcacctaggcatgcagactgcttctacaaacatttgtgaaagaatgggtcgctcacaggggctcagtgaattccagtgtggtaccatgataggatgccacctgtgcaacaataTTTCTTAATTTACAGGTATTTCAGTTTTAACttttgtaaaatattaaaacataataTTCTGCAGTTTAATTTTTCATGACCTTTTAAAAATTTTGCATTGGTCCAGTGCTGTGTCCTACCCAGTCGTTTCAGTGCAGaagagttttaatatttttgtcacATTGCTTTTTAACATTAAGACAGTTCAAACtgtgaaaatatatatttggaaccagtcctaaaaaaaaaaaaaaaggttttattttttcccatttgtcttttattgttttctacAACTCAAATAAATAGTACTTCAATTCACAGAGCCAAAAAATAAGCTCACTATGGAATGTAAACTAGATTAGGTAAAAATAAATAGGGGGAAAAGTATCATGGTAGCCTCAAtgataaaaacatctttaacaCTTCTTTTGCAGCAGAGTGTATGCCTGTGaatctttttacatttctttctgaaggcaaaattttttttaacaactgctTAATGACATATTAAGATTGAtcacaaagcatttttttaaactgcatcaCAATAGCCCTAAAAAAGAATGACAGTGAAAGGCATCATGGAAAAGTTTTAGGGACAGAGATACTGAGTATACCTACACCAAAATCATAATTACAATCAGAAAGCAAAATCAAGAATATACGGTGAAGTCTGTAGTCTGCACTACTCTTTTTCCAAACTTCCCTGATTATGGAAATTCAAAAAGCAGTTGTGGTTACGTGAGATACAAAGAAAGACACAGCACTTAAGGCATAACACTCGTGATGTCCTCTGGCAGTCCCCAAAACGACACCTGCCCCCTTCGCCCTCTCCAAGTTGTTCCGGCCAGTGACCTGAACCATCGTACCGTGTGGCTGCATCTGGCAGAGGACTCTCCTCCACTAGGATGGGACTTCGAGTTTCATTTGTTGTGTGAGCCTCCTCTGCAGGTGGTTGGGGAGGAACTGAGTCTTGAGTTTCGGAGCTACTGGAGAAGATCAAAGCTTTGGACACTTCCAATCTGAAGGCCATGAGAGTCAAAGGTGCTGTGGCTGCTCTGAAATCCTGTCGATATAGGAGCCAGGAGTTCACCAAAGCCAGATCCGTGAGATGCCAAAGCACCGCTTGGGGCCAGCAGCTAGGTGCAGAGGCAGTGAGGGGAATAGAATAAAGATTTTTCAAATCTCTATTGAGACGGGCCGACATCTGGGCTTTCTCAAAGTTTTCAATGAGAGAGGCTGCACTCTTCTGGCCATTTCCTGCAGTAGAAAGTATGAAGCCACAGTGTGATCTGCGTAGCATCAGTTTCCCATCTGAGCTCACAAACTCATCCCCAATCTGTCCTCGAGCTCCTCCTACTCTTCCTGCTCCATGAACACCAGCACCTAAAAGGCGTTCTAGCATAACAGGAGTGGAGAGTTCCTGTTTGCAAAGGAATACCATGCTACCTTTGGGGACCATTTTTTCTACAGCATCTTCTTTGTCTGAGAGATCAACCTTAAAATCGACATGTAAGAGTAAACCACCAAATCCAATTAATGCAGTGCTGTAGAGAGACGGCTTGGCATTGTGCACCTTTCCAGTGAGAGGAATTGGATATTGGTCAACTGCATAATCACCCTCTCGTCTTAACGACAGGCACCCTGCTTTGAAACGGCACAATAATGGCTGAACTTTCCACAGGGGGTCGGTCTGTTTTTGTGAACTGTTTGAGCCATTTGCCTTGTCACCAGATTGGTCACTATCACAAGTTCCTTCATGGGCATTTGTGTTTGCTGGATACTTTGTGGAAGTCAGCTTCAACATGCGAGACAGCTCAAGGAAACGGGACAGTGGCATGGCTTCAGCGATCAAGGGCACCTTAGTCAAGTCTTCCCAATAGAGCTTCACACTgggaaactaaaaaaataacaacagaaaaaaaataataaaatgaacttttacaTCTAACCAAGAGTGAGGTAATCATTCAAGAAATTAAACAGGTGGAAATACAAACCTTCAAAGTTCCCATTGCAATGTGGATCCCAACAAAGCGTGCCACCTCCCTAGCTGTGACAGCATTAGGCATGTTGGATAGTTTATTTGTACAGTTGGCAATTTCTACCCAGGTATCCCAACCAAAATACTTAGAGAAGTAATCAATGGGCTCTCTGGTTCTGTTGTCATCTCTTGGCGTGTTAGGCTGGATCACTGACATTGGCAAACTGGGTGGGGGAggatgggggaaaaaacatcAAGAGCAAAGGAGTGACCACCACATGCAAGAGCAAATCTTACATGTACAAATCTACAGAATGCTGTGTTCACCCTAAACTGTCGTACTTGTGACTATTTTAAGTAACAgcaatattagaaagaatggCATTTAGatgtatttctatgtatgttaGTTTTCTGTGAATGCTTGCAGACTCAAAAAAGCCTTACTGTACCTTTGTGATGTGTGAGCTGGCTGTTGTGGGCTGACGGTTGAGTTCTTGTAGAAATAGGCCATTACTTCTGTTTCTGAGTCAAGCTGAGGATCAGACAATTCAAAACCAGCCGTGTCCTCTTCATCAGAACTCTGGAGGAGAAAGTCACGGAGATCTGACGGATGCTGCCACTCAGAGTCTGACACAGCTGAAAGATCAATTATTATATGAAGATGGTTATCTTAAGTTTTAGCAACATCATCAATAAAGAGCTTAAGAAAGTCACTCAAATATAAATACTTATAAttccaaaacaggaaacaaacctCGTCGATcttcaaagtcactgatgaccccagGATCTGACAAAATACCTTTGACCCTTGTTTCCTGATATTCTGGTGCAGAATGGCTCCCTTCATCTGTTTTAACAGACTCAGCATTAATGTCTTTCTAAAGTCTTTGGAAAAGCCTaaatataaaaatggaaaaGCAAGGCAATTCCATTTATatagcatttaaaaacacaatttgacCCAATTTCTAGTCCCTGTAAATGGacattacaaatatacaaatatgaacacaaaacataaacttacacataaacataaattcataaaaaaaagtaaaactaacaacagaaaaatacaacaaggTGGACTTAAAAGTAAGTGGAAGGTGGAGGTTGAGAGAGAGTGGACATGAGGGAAACTAGATAATTACTCACGCATATCACAATCTGCTGTTTGGCTTTCTGTCTCATTTGCATTATTGGACCCCTCTGgatttctgctgctctcagCTGATCCTACTAGgacctccttttcctcctcctttacTGGATAGAAGATGCACTGGTTGGTGTTGAACTCTGGCAAGATGCGACAGTCTGTTGTCCTCTCCCCAATCTCCACTgctaaaatacaaattcaacatgACACAATATCTTTCTAGGAGTTGTTCTGATTGGCACCACTCGTATGCCGGGGCTTTAAGTACACAGGTAGTATCAAGAGGTGATCAGCCTAGTTTAGCTTGAGTGGAAGCAGAGGTGAAAACAGCCATAGTGAGTCTATCCAATAATCAGAAATCCTGTTACttccaaagaagaagaaatcaagAGATACTGTACCAGTTGGAATGCGGACTGCAAAAATCAATTCCAAATTACATATTAGTTGAGGAACCTTAATACTTACATGGAATGACTGTATTTTCACTAAGTGGCTCCACATTCCACTGGATGTGTCTGCTGCCAGGTGTGGCCGGAGCATCATTCAGCATGAAGCCACTTTCCTCTTTCACCAGAACAGTCCTTATGTCACGATGACTCTGCCTGCTTTGACTAGTGGATACAGTCAGCGGAGGATTTGAGCTATTCTCTTCAACTTTGATCTCCTCATTCCCAAGAACCTGTACATCATTTTCGGTGATGCAGCCCACATGCTATAATGAAAGCAATTTCTTAAGTATGTAATGTTGAATTCTGTGGCCTCATGTAATCTACTGGTACAGTAAGCATCTCACCTGTTCTTGATTGTCTCTTGCCATCAAATCCTTTTCAGCAGCCGCTCTCTGTCTGGAGGTAAGGAACTTCTCGAGTATGAGGCCTGGAGACTGGTCCGTCTCCTTATCTTGTTCTGCTCCTCCATGCAGCCCTCTTTCGTTCATTACTTCTCCAACACTAGTCGTTACTGACTCCAGCTCAAAGACAACTTGGTATTCAGGAGATTCTTCTAACACCAAGGGAATGGAAGGCAACAGTGCAGTGGGAGCAGTTGCTTTGTTGACCTCAAATTCAGGACTCGACTCTGGCTGTGAGGTCTTTTTGCTGATCTCACAGTCAATCATTTCTGAATCTGAGGTGATGAGAAGTTTTTCATAAACTACCTGACAATAATCCTGCTGTTTCTCTGAGCCTTTGGGAGGCTCTCCAGCTGAAACTCTCTTTGATGGTATATTCCTTTTCAGACGCCCTGTTCCTCTTCTCCTACCTCTCGCAGCATTCCTCATAACAGCTCCCTTCCCTTCACCCTTTTGCTTCTGAACTagcatttcttcttcctcttcttttatCTCCACTTGATGAGTGGAACATGACACAGTTTGTGAAATCAGACCTTTTTCAGTTGTGTCAGGACTGACTTGGTTAGGTCCTTTGTCAGTGCTTCGACCTTCAGAATTGCAGCTTGCATTAGATTCATTTTGAGGAACAGTGTCATCATGAGAAGCTGGATCATCTTTTTCATTCTGATCCCCAACAGTGACTAAATCTACCTCTAGAAGGAAATCTTCCTTAATATCTTCATCTGTTGTACCCTGGACTTCACATTTGGAGATGAGATTTCTTGGGGTACCTTCTTCTAGCCTCTCATCATCTGATGGTGAAGGCTTTCCAGTCTCAGAAGTCTTTGTCTGAGTAGAGGTACTTAAACAGGATTCAGGTGTGAAATCTGGAAGAGCCTTGCAATGTTTTATTTGATCAGATGGTGAGTGAATTATTGGAGATTTATGAGATGGATTATCatcttctgttttgcttccactCTTATCTTCATATAGATTCACTTCAACATCTGGAGGAGGAATGGGTAAAGACGGGGACGGAATCAAAGCTGGAAACGAGACACTTCGTTCCCTTTCTTCTAATGCATTCTCCCCCATCTCTGGCTCAGTGTCCCAGTCTATAGCAGCATTCATCACCCCAACAACTTTTTCATTCTCTTTGGAAAGCTGGTAAAGGTCTAAAGTAGAGACACCTTCAAAAATATTCCCATTGGTGTACGTGAGACTGGGACTTTCTATGATATGCACAGTTGCCTTGTGCTTCTGAAGGGATGAGACTTCACTAAATCGCTCTCCACAGTCCTTACACTCTAAGGCACGCTTGGAATGAGAAGTTATCACTCCTTCAGTCTCTACTTTTGAGGAAGCTTTGCGTTTCCTTGTGGTCTTTGGCTTGGTGGGCAGAGGCTCAGGTGGTTGCTGGGAAAGCTGGAGCGAGGACATCAATGAAAGTGCTTTCTGGTTCTTCTTCGgtcttcctccttttttcttaCCTTCTGCTGTGATATTACCTGTGGACTCGCTTGTTGGATGCTCGAGATTATTGTTAGTCTGATGTGATATTGTCTGGGACTCATAAGGTGAAGCCTCAGAGGCTTGGCTCGATGCCTTAGAAGGGTCTAGCTTGTAAACTTTCAGCTGGGGCTGTTTATGACCTTTTAGTAGAAGCAGCGAGTCTTGCTTTATATTTGAGCCAGATGCGTCCGCCTTTTTGACTTTTCTCCCTTTTGCCATGTCTTTCTTTACCTTCCCATCCTTTGCATTTTTGGGCTGATctttctgcattatttttgcctgttttttctttgtaagcATAGATGATGCTACAGTTTTGTGCTTACTTATATGCGGAACAACCCCCTGGACCTTGGCCACTTTGTTCTGCTTtttcatcttatttttttttgtatcctcTTTGATTTGATCTACCTGTGGGACCTGGACCAATAAGGGTGATTTTATTTCAGCAGTAGGTAATACACTTTCCactgtcttttccttttttcctttccttccctTCTTCTGTGATGGTACTTTTTTCTCTGTGACTTTTTTTGGTGGCGTTTTACTTCTTGTTGCTTCTTCCTCCATTGGCTGACGCTGCTGTGAAGGCTTcttctgtttcttgtttttcttctctttgcttTGTGGACCAAATTTAACAACAAGGTgagttttttttgtcctttggcGCTTGGCAGGTTTGGCATCAATTTCAAAGTCATCTTGGTAAATGGATCCAACAAGGTCTTGCATATAGCCttgaaaaataaaagccctGGCTGGCTTTCTTTTCCGTACTTTCACCAGCTCTTGGGCTGACATTACGTTAATGGGTAATTCAGAGATCTTTGCCACCTTCTTAGACTGTAATTGTGACAGAACCTCTTCTTTAGCAGGTGGGTTCTCTGATTCAGACAGGCTGTTCTTGCTTTCTACCAGCAATTTCTCAGGTGGTTCTTCTTCTGCGTTCTTTTGTGTCCCTTCTTGTGTGCCTGGATCTATCACAGCATGCAATTGATCTGAACCTACAGTCTGCATTTGTGAATCAAATACTTTGTTGGAATCAATTTTCGATTCACTTGCAGCTTGGGTGAGTGTGTCTGGTTGAACTACTGGGCAAGAAGAAAGGTCCTGTTCCTCTGGTTGTAAAGATGTTCGCTCCAACTCAACAGTAGGCATAAGTGGTGGAACTGACAGGCTGGCTTCTTGCTCATCTAGTAcagtctgctctgcagccttaTCGGGAGTCTCTAGTTCTGTGGTTGGCACCAGAGAGGATGAAGGGATTTCGATTTGTGGCACAGTTTGGGATTGTTCTAGCTCCTCAGTTGGTATCAATGCAGGAGTAAGTTCTAATATGACAAGATTTTGTTTAAGATCATCTACCTCATTTTGACAAACCATTTGCTCCAGAGGATTAGAAGGAAGTGCACCCACCTCTGGTTGCTGAAGGATCTGATGCATCGCCTCTGCCTCAGTTCTCTCTGTTTGTTCAGCTGGAATGAGTGTTAGCTCTGTATTTATACCCACAGCTATATGAGAACTTAGTTCTGAGAAAGAGGGATTTTCCAGCTGTCCATCTGGAGTAATAGGTTCCAGTATAATTGTTTGCTCCATTGGGTCATATGGGTTGTTTGGAGGGTCAGATTCACCTGTCTTAGAGTCTGTCTGTTTCAGTCCTATATAATCTATCTGTGGTGGACTGAGATGCACATTCACCGGCTGTACCACTTGTGGTATTTGCTGCACCTCCAGTGGTGGGGCATGAGGTGGGACCTGCCCCAATATGACAACTTGGTTCACTTTCTGCACATTGCCCAAAGACTCAATAAGTTTGCGAATCTGCTCTGTGTCAATATTGGCATCAACTTTTTGCAGAGGTCCATTAGGTTCCACCTGTAGTAGTGCTGGCTGGCAGATGGATATTGGAGTTATAATGGGGGTACTCTGTTTCACTTGCTGTCCTTCTGGAAGAGCATTACTGGCCGCAGCCAACACATTGTGCTTAGTTTTCATGTGATGCAGACGTGTCCTGGAACTCTTGAAAGTGGCCTTGCATACAGAACAAGAATATTTTGTTGCAGTGGCACCTAAAGataataaaagaagaaattgtATGGTGatgcatttaattatttcaaGTCAAGACATTTCCAGGGAACAATATTTTATCACGATAAGCTATTTGTACCATGGTTTTTATCTTACCGTCATTTTTCCTCGGTTGTGCTTTAGCTGTGGTGTCTCCCCCATCTCCTTCAGCTCCCTCTGGAAAGTGTAATACCAAATGTCTCTGCAGAGCTTTGGACATGGTGAACCTCTTTCCACACTCCTTGCAAATATAAGGCctctctccagtgtgtgtgCGCCGGTGATACTTCAGCAATGTCAGCGTTTTGCAAGGTTTGCCACAGTCAGTGCAGGCATAACCATCCTGGCcaaaatgaatttttttatgAACTGTCAGCTCTGATGACTTTTTGAAGGCCTGACTGCAGATCGGACACTTGAAAGGTTTCTTCTCTGTGTGGGCTTTCTGGTGGACCATGAGCTCTGTGGAGTTTGTGAAATGCCGATCACAAACATAACAGGCAAACAGGGCGTTCCTCAGTATGCACTGTTCATATTCTGCTGGGTGGCTTAACTTGAGGTGACGCTCTTTGCTCTTGTGATCACTGAAGATTATATGGCACTCCATGCACTGCAGGGAAAGCTGAGACGCTACAGGGAATCAGAGCAAAAGAGGGTTAAAGTTTACAACATGCATCTATATTCTTAGACTGAAATTCATACAAAACATATTACATGCTCATAAAAACATGTGCCTCTGGGACTGTAGGTGAAATTGGGTGGAGGTTACAACAACATAAGAAACAGCAAAGTTTATATATCAACTAAgggtgaaggggaaaaaaattgatAAAGCACAGTACTACGATATTTCACGTGGCAACATTGAATCGATCCAGGGACACCAAATATCAgtattttatcatttatttaactACTACTACAAACAAGAGGTCTCAAGTAATGCATCAACATCCTGATAACATTAGCTGAGCAAACTTACACTACATCACCTGAACCGAAAAACCATCCAACACTGGACATGCTTGACTTGACCAAGATAACTCCTAATTCAGAGCAAGCTAATGGCTCAGTGACACCAACCTCCTTGcaactacaaaaataaataaataaataaaaaataaaaattggtgGCTGCCGGTGATTGTATtgaattttttcacattctgcGACCGACTGCAACGTGTGGTGACTAAATGGTTGCCCAGAAATTTTGATCACAAGGcaattgcacaggtcacctCAGAGTGATTGTCAaagatttgcaaataattgctgtctaatttataaatgtagacacacatatatgtgatttttgagGATTTATCATAGTTAATTGCTGCATTATCAGAATCAGagtgcatgtaattgccaactcgACCCCATTCAACTACAGACTGGTATCAGACTGATAGTGTGGCTATTAGCACTTGCAAGTGGTCGTCCAATAGCCAGGGGATACCCCCTGGTCATCCGATCCTTTGATACTGCCGGGCTGTGAATTTTTTGTAACTAGAACTCTGGTGTTGGTATGCGTAACAATCTTAttttatagcaaaataaataaataaattaggggtgccactttaacgcgttaatttcgattaattaattacggggaaattaacgcgttaaaaattttaacgcattttaatcgcactttgcaccgtggaacgtttctcagtgcacgagttcccggcgtacagattatatcgacgcacaatgtccaaattaggggccgcatcctgcgaaggacccggcccacgtctttcgcagcccacgaacaccacaaaggccggaagtgagcagctagccttcatatcagctgccgtcacctctgcgtagctcatgtcgcctagcaaccgtgagtgtgaagcacagctgtgtgaaagcagctgttaaacggagaacgaactttttctcctttttgtggtttaattttaagtctttaattcaaaataagctgttaaaacaagcataacacatttcaacatcaaggaatacagctgagagaatgattaatttccaactataacaagtgagacattaatgttgaataa
This window of the Archocentrus centrarchus isolate MPI-CPG fArcCen1 chromosome 16, fArcCen1, whole genome shotgun sequence genome carries:
- the znf576.1 gene encoding zinc finger protein 576, tandem duplicate 1 isoform X1, translating into MQTTNQTRSGSDPVTTATVEPPRDTEAQPAQTEPDAQEDSEAAAPADAKKVITPEESEMRLQTAETSSKVGMDMDAAAKSAVPETNTNPGCDGQKVKKQEKAGSDGRKYVPSKKAMIDPLKMDMSKPLVMPLTSSQLSLQCMECHIIFSDHKSKERHLKLSHPAEYEQCILRNALFACYVCDRHFTNSTELMVHQKAHTEKKPFKCPICSQAFKKSSELTVHKKIHFGQDGYACTDCGKPCKTLTLLKYHRRTHTGERPYICKECGKRFTMSKALQRHLVLHFPEGAEGDGGDTTAKAQPRKNDGATATKYSCSVCKATFKSSRTRLHHMKTKHNVLAAASNALPEGQQVKQSTPIITPISICQPALLQVEPNGPLQKVDANIDTEQIRKLIESLGNVQKVNQVVILGQVPPHAPPLEVQQIPQVVQPVNVHLSPPQIDYIGLKQTDSKTGESDPPNNPYDPMEQTIILEPITPDGQLENPSFSELSSHIAVGINTELTLIPAEQTERTEAEAMHQILQQPEVGALPSNPLEQMVCQNEVDDLKQNLVILELTPALIPTEELEQSQTVPQIEIPSSSLVPTTELETPDKAAEQTVLDEQEASLSVPPLMPTVELERTSLQPEEQDLSSCPVVQPDTLTQAASESKIDSNKVFDSQMQTVGSDQLHAVIDPGTQEGTQKNAEEEPPEKLLVESKNSLSESENPPAKEEVLSQLQSKKVAKISELPINVMSAQELVKVRKRKPARAFIFQGYMQDLVGSIYQDDFEIDAKPAKRQRTKKTHLVVKFGPQSKEKKNKKQKKPSQQRQPMEEEATRSKTPPKKVTEKKVPSQKKGRKGKKEKTVESVLPTAEIKSPLLVQVPQVDQIKEDTKKNKMKKQNKVAKVQGVVPHISKHKTVASSMLTKKKQAKIMQKDQPKNAKDGKVKKDMAKGRKVKKADASGSNIKQDSLLLLKGHKQPQLKVYKLDPSKASSQASEASPYESQTISHQTNNNLEHPTSESTGNITAEGKKKGGRPKKNQKALSLMSSLQLSQQPPEPLPTKPKTTRKRKASSKVETEGVITSHSKRALECKDCGERFSEVSSLQKHKATVHIIESPSLTYTNGNIFEGVSTLDLYQLSKENEKVVGVMNAAIDWDTEPEMGENALEERERSVSFPALIPSPSLPIPPPDVEVNLYEDKSGSKTEDDNPSHKSPIIHSPSDQIKHCKALPDFTPESCLSTSTQTKTSETGKPSPSDDERLEEGTPRNLISKCEVQGTTDEDIKEDFLLEVDLVTVGDQNEKDDPASHDDTVPQNESNASCNSEGRSTDKGPNQVSPDTTEKGLISQTVSCSTHQVEIKEEEEEMLVQKQKGEGKGAVMRNAARGRRRGTGRLKRNIPSKRVSAGEPPKGSEKQQDYCQVVYEKLLITSDSEMIDCEISKKTSQPESSPEFEVNKATAPTALLPSIPLVLEESPEYQVVFELESVTTSVGEVMNERGLHGGAEQDKETDQSPGLILEKFLTSRQRAAAEKDLMARDNQEQHVGCITENDVQVLGNEEIKVEENSSNPPLTVSTSQSRQSHRDIRTVLVKEESGFMLNDAPATPGSRHIQWNVEPLSENTVIPSVEIGERTTDCRILPEFNTNQCIFYPVKEEEKEVLVGSAESSRNPEGSNNANETESQTADCDMHEGSHSAPEYQETRVKGILSDPGVISDFEDRRAVSDSEWQHPSDLRDFLLQSSDEEDTAGFELSDPQLDSETEVMAYFYKNSTVSPQQPAHTSQSLPMSVIQPNTPRDDNRTREPIDYFSKYFGWDTWVEIANCTNKLSNMPNAVTAREVARFVGIHIAMGTLKFPSVKLYWEDLTKVPLIAEAMPLSRFLELSRMLKLTSTKYPANTNAHEGTCDSDQSGDKANGSNSSQKQTDPLWKVQPLLCRFKAGCLSLRREGDYAVDQYPIPLTGKVHNAKPSLYSTALIGFGGLLLHVDFKVDLSDKEDAVEKMVPKGSMVFLCKQELSTPVMLERLLGAGVHGAGRVGGARGQIGDEFVSSDGKLMLRRSHCGFILSTAGNGQKSAASLIENFEKAQMSARLNRDLKNLYSIPLTASAPSCWPQAVLWHLTDLALVNSWLLYRQDFRAATAPLTLMAFRLEVSKALIFSSSSETQDSVPPQPPAEEAHTTNETRSPILVEESPLPDAATRYDGSGHWPEQLGEGEGGRCRFGDCQRTSRVLCLKCCVFLCISRNHNCFLNFHNQGSLEKE
- the znf576.1 gene encoding zinc finger protein 576, tandem duplicate 1 isoform X2 produces the protein MQTTNQTRSGSDPVTTATVEPPRDTEAQPAQTEPDAQEDSEAAAPADAKKVITPEESEMRLQTAETSSKVGMDMDAAAKSAVPETNTNPGCDGQKVKKQEKAGSDGRKYVPSKKAMIDPLKMDMSKPLVMPLTSSQLSLQCMECHIIFSDHKSKERHLKLSHPAEYEQCILRNALFACYVCDRHFTNSTELMVHQKAHTEKKPFKCPICSQAFKKSSELTVHKKIHFGQDGYACTDCGKPCKTLTLLKYHRRTHTGERPYICKECGKRFTMSKALQRHLVLHFPEGAEGDGGDTTAKAQPRKNDGATATKYSCSVCKATFKSSRTRLHHMKTKHNVLAAASNALPEGQQVKQSTPIITPISICQPALLQVEPNGPLQKVDANIDTEQIRKLIESLGNVQKVNQVVILGQVPPHAPPLEVQQIPQVVQPVNVHLSPPQIDYIGLKQTDSKTGESDPPNNPYDPMEQTIILEPITPDGQLENPSFSELSSHIAVGINTELTLIPAEQTERTEAEAMHQILQQPEVGALPSNPLEQMVCQNEVDDLKQNLVILELTPALIPTEELEQSQTVPQIEIPSSSLVPTTELETPDKAAEQTVLDEQEASLSVPPLMPTVELERTSLQPEEQDLSSCPVVQPDTLTQAASESKIDSNKVFDSQMQTVGSDQLHAVIDPGTQEGTQKNAEEEPPEKLLVESKNSLSESENPPAKEEVLSQLQSKKVAKISELPINVMSAQELVKVRKRKPARAFIFQGYMQDLVGSIYQDDFEIDAKPAKRQRTKKTHLVVKFGPQSKEKKNKKQKKPSQQRQPMEEEATRSKTPPKKVTEKKVPSQKKGRKGKKEKTVESVLPTAEIKSPLLVQVPQVDQIKEDTKKNKMKKQNKVAKVQGVVPHISKHKTVASSMLTKKKQAKIMQKDQPKNAKDGKVKKDMAKGRKVKKADASGSNIKQDSLLLLKGHKQPQLKVYKLDPSKASSQASEASPYESQTISHQTNNNLEHPTSESTGNITAEGKKKGGRPKKNQKALSLMSSLQLSQQPPEPLPTKPKTTRKRKASSKVETEGVITSHSKRALECKDCGERFSEVSSLQKHKATVHIIESPSLTYTNGNIFEGVSTLDLYQLSKENEKVVGVMNAAIDWDTEPEMGENALEERERSVSFPALIPSPSLPIPPPDVEVNLYEDKSGSKTEDDNPSHKSPIIHSPSDQIKHCKALPDFTPESCLSTSTQTKTSETGKPSPSDDERLEEGTPRNLISKCEVQGTTDEDIKEDFLLEVDLVTVGDQNEKDDPASHDDTVPQNESNASCNSEGRSTDKGPNQVSPDTTEKGLISQTVSCSTHQVEIKEEEEEMLVQKQKGEGKGAVMRNAARGRRRGTGRLKRNIPSKRVSAGEPPKGSEKQQDYCQVVYEKLLITSDSEMIDCEISKKTSQPESSPEFEVNKATAPTALLPSIPLVLEESPEYQVVFELESVTTSVGEVMNERGLHGGAEQDKETDQSPGLILEKFLTSRQRAAAEKDLMARDNQEQHVGCITENDVQVLGNEEIKVEENSSNPPLTVSTSQSRQSHRDIRTVLVKEESGFMLNDAPATPGSRHIQWNVEPLSENTVIPLEIGERTTDCRILPEFNTNQCIFYPVKEEEKEVLVGSAESSRNPEGSNNANETESQTADCDMHEGSHSAPEYQETRVKGILSDPGVISDFEDRRAVSDSEWQHPSDLRDFLLQSSDEEDTAGFELSDPQLDSETEVMAYFYKNSTVSPQQPAHTSQSLPMSVIQPNTPRDDNRTREPIDYFSKYFGWDTWVEIANCTNKLSNMPNAVTAREVARFVGIHIAMGTLKFPSVKLYWEDLTKVPLIAEAMPLSRFLELSRMLKLTSTKYPANTNAHEGTCDSDQSGDKANGSNSSQKQTDPLWKVQPLLCRFKAGCLSLRREGDYAVDQYPIPLTGKVHNAKPSLYSTALIGFGGLLLHVDFKVDLSDKEDAVEKMVPKGSMVFLCKQELSTPVMLERLLGAGVHGAGRVGGARGQIGDEFVSSDGKLMLRRSHCGFILSTAGNGQKSAASLIENFEKAQMSARLNRDLKNLYSIPLTASAPSCWPQAVLWHLTDLALVNSWLLYRQDFRAATAPLTLMAFRLEVSKALIFSSSSETQDSVPPQPPAEEAHTTNETRSPILVEESPLPDAATRYDGSGHWPEQLGEGEGGRCRFGDCQRTSRVLCLKCCVFLCISRNHNCFLNFHNQGSLEKE